In Deltaproteobacteria bacterium, the DNA window GAACAAGATCAAAGCCTATGCGCTGCAGGACCAAGGGCGCGACACGGTGGAGGCTAATCTTGAGTTGGGCTTCAAAGAAGACCTGCGCGACTACGGCATCGGCGCGCAAATTCTGCGCGATTTGAACGTCAAGCAGGTGCATCTGCTGACCAACAACCCGCGCAAGATCGCCGGCCTCGAAGGCTACGGCGTCAACGTTGTCGATCGCGTGCCGCTGGAGATTTCCCCGCGCGACAGCAACATTCATTATTTGCGCACCAAGCAGCGCAAGCTGGGCCATCTCTTGAGCAACCTGGATGTCAAAGCGGCCAAGCATTGAGATCACGCGTTTTCATCTATGGCAAAACTCATTGAAGGCAAGCCCAACGCGCAGGGGCTCAAACTAGGCATCGTCGTCAGCCGCTTCAACAACTTTGTAACGGAGAAGCTGCTGGCCGGCGCCCTCGATGCCATAGACAGCCACGGCGGCAATGCCGACGAAGTCGTGGTGGCGCGCGTGCCGGGGGCGTTTGAGATTCCACTGATAGCCAAGAAGATGGCCGCCAGTGGCAAATACGACGCGTTGGTTTGCCTGGGCGCGGTGATTCGCGGCGACACTCCCCATTTCGATTATGTCTGTGAGGCGGTGACCCGCGAACTCGGCAAAGTGGTTTGGCAGTTCGAGCTGCCGGTCGGGTTCGGTGTCTTGACCACCGACAACGTGCAACAAGCCCTCGACCGCGCTGGCACCAAGGACGCGAACAAGGGCTACGAGGCGGCGCTCACTGCCATCGAAATGGTGGACGGGCTTCGCCAACTGCCGCGTTAGCAGCAAATTCTGAAGCTGCCCAATTCCGACAAATCGGACTCATCGTGACCGAGGAGCAAGAATCAACCGTTGGCGTTCACAGCGCCAAGACCAACCGCCGCAAGGGGCGCGAACTGGCGTTGCAGGCGCTGTATCAAATCGAGATCACCGGCGATCCGTCGGTGGCGGCTGTCGATTTATTTCTGCAGCACTTCGAAGGCAACCCGCGCGCCAAGGAGTTTGCCCGCCGTTTGGTTTCCGGGGTGGTCAGCCAGCGCGCCGAG includes these proteins:
- a CDS encoding 6,7-dimethyl-8-ribityllumazine synthase, which translates into the protein MAKLIEGKPNAQGLKLGIVVSRFNNFVTEKLLAGALDAIDSHGGNADEVVVARVPGAFEIPLIAKKMAASGKYDALVCLGAVIRGDTPHFDYVCEAVTRELGKVVWQFELPVGFGVLTTDNVQQALDRAGTKDANKGYEAALTAIEMVDGLRQLPR
- the nusB gene encoding transcription antitermination factor NusB: MAVRAAGRVRCLDHRQRATSPRPRWHQGREQGLRGGAHCHRNGGRASPTAALAANSEAAQFRQIGLIVTEEQESTVGVHSAKTNRRKGRELALQALYQIEITGDPSVAAVDLFLQHFEGNPRAKEFARRLVSGVVSQRAEVDRLVDGATENWKLARLSKVDLVILRMATYELVFCSDIPLNVSLDEAVEIGKRFGSEDSPNFINGVLDQIAHSDAVKA